The genomic window CCTCTTTCCTGGGAGacaattctcttccctcctccgcAAGAGAATCAGCAAAGGGAACTGGAACAGAAAGGGGAGCCGTTCGgtacatattaaataaaatatactgtATTTCAGAGCTGTTGGAGTGATGATTTAAACATGAAGTCAAAGTCAGTAATGGTGTTGTCAGAGCTGTAATGTTAACACCGATCAATAATTCACCGACATGTTGCAACTGTGCCTCAGGCGGCAGAGTCCGCCTCCGGCAGCCATTGGAGGCTTCCTCTCAAAGGCTCTTACCTAGATGCGGGCACTGGTGATGGCATTTCAAAACCTAAAGCTACACCTTGTCCCTAGTTGAGGTGGGCATCCTGTCCTCTGTCCTTAGTCCTGAAGTTTGGCCTTTTCGAAGACTTCAATACACATTCCTATTTTGGTGCTAGTAGAAGCTCTGACTTTCAATAGGTCCTCCAGAGTTTTCTCTGTACCCTCACTGTTTTAGCCCTGAAGGACAGCTGTCTCCAGCACCACGTACTGCCCTGGGCTCAGCCCTCCACCTGAGTCCCCAACCTGTCATTCAAGAGTCTTTCCCATTCCCCAAACTCCCTAGTTCCATATGccactaatttctcactccactcCATTATACTCCAGTCTTAGGCACAACTTCCAAACTCTGTATTCCACTCCAACTATTTATACCTTCTAATCTTAGCCTTCTTTCTCACATTCTGAAACATCTGGCCCCAACTCCACCCCATTCTGTCAGGAAACCTTCTGAGACTAGTCTCAGAGAAATAGATACCGATTACTCCCACTCCCCACCTCCTCCCTCAAATGCCACCCCCTCCATGAATCCTCCCATTTCTGTAATGAATTTAACCCTTCTGAGATCATAGATCAATTTATTTTgcacctttaaaaatatttatgtagttTTTATATACTAAAGGCATTTATATGTTGAAGGtgtctaggtggtacagtagttAGAGCACTGaccttggagtaaggaagacctcagttcaaatcctactttagacacttcctagctgtggaactCTCTATATATTGACTTAAGCTTTCTCAAatttagtttccacatctataaaataaggataatagcacctaggtagcacctacctcatagggttaatatgaatatctaaataaatagtATATAGAAAATGCCTTGTAAAGcttaaagttctatgtaaataGTAACTATTGTTATTTGTTATCTGTGCATATATCTGAATTTATTCCCTTACTAACATGTAAGCTCTATGAGGACTAGGACCATGCTTTATATAAAAAGTGTACCACCCCCATTCCTACTACAAAGGGTTATATCATATagttactcaataaatatttgttgaatttactTGAATTTGTAGACTCAGGAAATTGCAAAGGTGAGACCTCAAAGCTCACTTAATTCAACTCTTACTGAAAGGAAGAGTCCCTCCACAAATAGTCATTCAGTCTCTGCCCCATAAACAGTATTATAGGTGTtgcttattattttgtttttattaaaccTGTAATTTCTTCAGTGTGGGTAACCCCTGGTGAGGAGTTTTATCTACCAGTGTAGGTAAGGCACCACTTCTGAAACTTCCAGCCTTTGAAAGTAACCAAGGGCACTAAGTggtttaatgatttgcccagtgtcatatagcAAGTACATATCAGAAGCAGGTCATGaatctaagtcttcctgactccaaggtcaagTCTCCATTCACTATGCCACAGTGcttctcattattattttcattatttctggtCTGCTTAaatcttcagttttcttcagcctACCAAATAGTCTAGTTCTCATCATTCAAGTGACTTTCAGTTCTTCACTTCCTCCACGACACTTCCTTGGATGGACTGGTTGGCCAGAAAAATAACTTGACAATTTACTCCTTGTTCCCTTCAATCTCTACTGGAATTTCAGTAGCTACTCTGTCTACCCACTCCTTCCCATACATCAATAATCTACTCTTAACCTGCAGATAATTTAAATATTCacctcttctatttccttaatATATCTGTTCTTTCTATATGACCCCTCCTTTTATCATTATCAGTGAATCTTAGGTCATACGCTCCCAAAGGACAGAGACAGTGTTTAGATAATTCTCTTCCTATAATACAAGATGTCACCTGCATTCAGAAAGTTAATATTAAGAATGAAGATGTGATATGTAACACACAAAGGCAAATTACCGCACCACTACCACAAATATCCTAACAATATCTCTGAATAGCCAACCCCACCcacctttctctttctgtttctctgtctttgtctctgtctgtgtcaatctgtgtgtctgtctctctgtatgcatctctgtgtgtgtgtctatctgtctgtctatctgtccgtctgtctgtctcccctctaCCCTTTtggatctctgtctctgtctctgtctgtctctgtctctgtctctgtctctgtctctgtctctctgtctctgtctctgtctctgtctctgtctctgtctctctctctctctctctctctgtctgtctctctgtctgtctgtctgtctgtctgtctgtctgtctgtctgtctctctctctctctctctctctctctctctctctctctctctctctctctccctctaccctTTTGGATCTATGACCCACAAAGCCTTTATTAGCTCTTTCAGCTCCATTTAGCTACACAAATGGCTTGGTCACAGCCGACTGATCCCAAATTTGCCAgtgattttcttttaattcaccATAGCTCAGTCCCCCCTGTAACACAGGTAGAGAGGCAGCATATTTGTTCCCAAACTCTCCTCCTAGGGTTAATCATGCACAGAACAAAAACTCCATTTGAGCCACTTTAATGATTTCATTTCCACCCAAGGTTTGAAGTTGCTGGGCTATATTATTAACGTCTCTTCCTCCAACACCAGATGACTGTGTGTACTCACGCAAAGCAGTTGCATACACATACATGCCCTACATCACAATAAATTGCAAAAGCAGCAAGCAATAGGTATCACTTGGTTGCTCAGTCACAGATTCAAAGGCATCTTTTCCACATACCAGGAACAGGAAACCCTGTGTACACCTTATCTCTTTCCAAAAGTCTTTCTTGAGTAACCCCAagtaaatagctaacatttatataacactttagagttttaaaagtatttcatgggggcagctgggtggctcagtggattgaaagccaggcccagagatgggaggtcctgggttcaaatctggcctcagacatttcctagctatgtgaccctgggccagtcacttgacccccactgcctaacccttaccactcttctgccttagaaccaacacatagtattgattctaagatggaaggtaaggtttttaaaaaaaaggtatttcATAAATATCTTAGTTCATCCTTACAATCACCATGAGAGGTAGCCACTATAATttaacccattttatagataaaaaaaaaactgaggaggcagggattaaattacttgtctagGTTCACCCAAGtagcatctgaagccagatttggactttTTGCCTCCAGGATCAGTGCCCTATCCACCGTGCCACCCCCCTTCCTTTAAATTCTGAAACCTTCTTTCTCCTGGGCTCCCTCAGCATGTTCTTAGTAAATTTAACTGCCATGCTTGGCAAATGTTCTCCATTGAGTTCATGTAAATGTGTGTACTCTCTAGAAAACGAGACCACAAAATTCCTCAACGACAGAAACCATGCCTCAGATAATTTCTTATGGCTCCCCCCAACACCGTGTAGCTCTGCACAGGGCTCTCTTTCAAAATTAAGCATTCAATCCTTACAGCCCACTTGACTGACTACCTCTCCCATTTTGACACAATCACTTCTTCTGTGGAGAAACACCACCATCTGGCGGCAGCTAGTGAAAGAACCTATGAAGCCATTTAGCTAATCCAATGGAGTAACAAACTTCTTCCCTTCCATAGAGAACTCTGAGCTGGACCAATGGCAAAGATGTTTCTCTCTCTAGGCAGCCCCCAAATCCAAGAGGACTGAAGGAGGTTGGAAGCATAACCACAGGCACACAGGGAGCTGTTCTTAAATAGCATGTCTCTTTATTTAGTAGATTAGCGGGAAGATGCAATTGTCACCACTGCTACAATTATGGATTATCAGATGGATTCTCTTTCCCCAGGACACGCTGCATATGTCTAGCATCAAGGTTAGGGGCAAGATGGGAGGACCTCAAGTGCAGGTTGTTCTGTGAACCTGAAAGGACACCAACCTGGAGGCCAGAAGCAGAGAAGTAGTCAGATTAGTGAGAACAGAATTGGAGTAATGACCAAGTCATAGGGATGGGCAGATCTCACTAGACTTCACTCCAATGTCTCCCAAACCCTGAACCTGAATCTTAAGAGATAGCTTGAGGGGAAGTTACATATGCACATGTCTTATCTTCTCTACTACAACTCAAGCTTCTACAAAGCCCAAACCAAGTAATAATTAATGTTTCCATTCTCTCCTTTGGCTGGTACATAGTTTACACTTTACAGAGGACCACAAAATCCCAGACTTGAAAGGTACTCAAATATCATCTTATCCAATGCATGAATTCTCTTTGTAAGATCAATTCTATTCCTTGCCATATAACTAGGGATCCAGTCACACAAATAATGTTGAAAGACATCCAGTGAGTGCCATAATAGAGTCCTAATAAATATTCGTTGAATGAATGCTCTATACTAGTTCTAATTTGACCTAATAGTTTGTAAGATGCTTAGTTGgagttttttcaaagtactgcAACACAGCTATCCCTCACTATTTCATGGGCAACTCTGTATGGGTGAGGTTCTTGGGGAGGTTGAAACTGAAGCCATGGGAATTATTTATCCAAAGTTACACACCTGGTTAGTAGCAGAGCTGAGACTGAGACTAggacccaggtctcctgactcctagtCCAGGGAGCAAAAGCTCCTGTGATCTTGATTTTCAGTAAGGTTTTTCCTTAAAAGCGGGGCCTCATGTTCCTTCTGACCTTTGGGCTTTTAAGCAGGAGGTATTAGAAAAGTCTTTCTACTGTATTACAACTATAGAATCAAAGACACTTACGTAAATCTTGCTTTAGAGTTCTTCCTGGAACCAGAGAGATGGATAACAAGGTAAATCCGGGAGCTATGTTCTCCCCCTTACAAGGGCCTTTTCTCCAGACAAAACAAGAACAAGGACTAGCCTACTCTCTAGGGATGGACCCCACTGCTGGTTTATTACCCACTTCCGTTCCTACTAGTGATACCCACCTCCTCCAACCTCTCCAAACTAATCCACTTTATCGTCTCACCTGCTGATCTTAGCAGTCTGAAAACACAGCTTGAACACTGGGAGAAGACTCAACCATAACCTGAGAAACGCTGGATGAGAGAAagaggggtggagagagagagagagagagagagagagagagagagagagagagagagagagagagagagagagagagagagagagagagagagagagagaggagagagagagagagagagagagagagagagagagagagagagagagagagagagagggagagagggagagagagagagagagagagagagagagagagagagagagagagagagagagagagagagggagagagagagagagagagagagagagagagagagagagagagagagagagagagagagagagagagaaatgataatACAGTTGCCTGGGGCACCACAGGGCAGGAGACTATAAGGGAATCACAATGGCCAGATGCTTAATTTGGAGTTTCCTAGGGATCTGCCTGCATATGTATTTCTATTTACATAAGGAAGATGGGCCCAGGACATGGGTTTGGATGGGAGAATTCATGTGCtgggaaaggaaaatagagaCCAAGTAAGCTGTTTACCCAGATTATAGAATTAACTGGGCAGCAACCTAAGAGGCTTGTATAAATCTGTTTTTAGGTTAATTTGACCGAGACTAAAGAGACCTTGCTTTTAAGCAAAGACCCCAACCACAGAACAGATCACTTTACCTCGAGCTTGGCCTTTTGGATTGCACCCTAAACAAACTAGAAAACCAGAAAAGTCTTCTTAAAAGGAGTCTCACCTTCTTCTCACCTGCTCTATCCTCTCTCGCATGGCCTCATCTCTCACGTCGCTTGGGACTTGGAAGATTCGGGTGTGACTGTAAAATGACATTCAAACATTTTGGTTTCCTTCCCACACAACTCAAAGGCAAACTGCTGAAGATGGGGCTGTAAAAATCTTCTCCTTTCCCAACTCGTTTCTCTGTTGGTTTGGTCTCCTAAAGGGGATGCCTCCCTTACCAACCTTCTTCACCAAAGGTTAACATTTTGGGGTCATAGTCCCCttgtcagaataattttttttacatgcaTGAAATAAAAGCCAAAGGAATCCAATTTTATTGAAGTTAAGTATCAAAGTATTTTTAGTAAGTTCAAGGACCCCAGATTAAGGATCCTTGATCTAGGAAACACACAAAGCTCTTGACTAGGCAGTCTCTCTGACTGGCACAATAATTCTCAGTTTACCAAATGGTTCAGAACAGACTGATCAAGTTGTTTAATGATTATTCTCCCATGTTCTATTATGGTGTAGAAACCAAGAAAGAGGTCTTGCACATCTCCAGGTTTCATAGTAGGCAAGTGATTtagcaaaaagaaattcaagtatCCAAATCAAAATAAGTGTACtccccaaatcagaaaaaaaatgtttcatgatTCTTACAATTCAAATAAAGCTTAGAAATCTCAGAGGCATGGAATCTGTTGAATCTCAATTTCTTGGGGTGAAGGCTAGGAGTGGTGAAAGGGAAAATCCAGCATTATAAGTAATGCACAACTTATTTTCTCATAGTATCACAGGTTACTTTTTAAAGCAACAGAAGTAAATTGGTCTTGTTATAATGTGCTTATTTTCCCAAGTCTCTGTCTCAACACTCTCTCATAAACCTCCTGACCCATTCAACTGTCTACTAGTCTACACTAAGATATTCACCAAGAACAATATTATTTCTGCCTCCCTAAATTTGCTCAAGTTGTTTCTCCAACTTGAGAGGAATACTTCACTTTTACTTCTCTGTATTTCCAATTCCAACTCATCCTTCAAGACAGCCCTATCTTCACAAGCTCCTGCCATGAAACTTTTCTCAACCACCCTCAAAGATACTTGCCTCTTCTGAAGTAGTAATACAAATCATCTCATTTTTCACTCATCCTAAATTATTCTTCTGAcatcttattatttaattttttatgcagaagatagaatacaaactcctctaGGAAAATGTTTGTCTTTTTATATGTCTTTGTATTCCATATGATAGCTAGcatagcactatataaattaatAGACACTCAATGAATATTTTGACAGATGAATATTAAAACAATTTAGTGTATCCTAAATGAGTACAGCCAgtctgagttttaaaaattgataatatTAGATAGGAAGAGATTACCTGTGGATAatttatagtttataaatatataattttatatatgtttacatattacattatatgtatcatataatacacattataTTTATAGGATATGTATTTGTACTTTATATCATTTATAGGATctcagatttagagctaggaagaAAACTAAACATCTACTTCCATTTCATTTCatcaatgaagaaattgaggttcagagaagctaaacaacttgcccaagatctcacaaATGGTGAACATCAAATGTGATACTTGAATTCAGATTCTTTGACtccaaaaccaatgtttttctttCCACTGGATCAGTCTGTAACAGTCATGATTAAACTAAGAAATGCAAAATTTCATCATTTCTGTCTCTGATAATACCATGTCTAAGAGAGCTGGCCTCACCTAGAATATGaagtatgtaaaaatggagatttgaaccccagacttcaattcccaggagtccttggtagctcccagagttccccataatcccagGTGAGGTCTTCACcagggcagagagcagagagggGTTTTTTAACTGACTCCGCCttcttctctctcactcttggtttagccacgtgctttctatatttgtattttctttatttcttaatctttaataaacctctaaaatatataatacttttagcagagagactaaatttttaatcttaacaaataAGAACATTGAAAGCTGTAATTTAGAGGTCTTGGAAAGCCTTTGAGTCTTCCGGAATTAAATGAATCAAATATTTAATGTGGGTACTCCCTCCACTGCTATAGCTTGTGACCCCCCAACAATATCATCAAATCTGGTAGCACTCTTATTCTTCCATACTTCCTCCAAACATCTCCTTGAAGTGCTAGAATCCTCCTCCTCCTAGGCTTTTGTATATCAGAAGAACCAGTATATCAATCTGGCAATTAACCTTCACTTCTACCACATAATCAAcccacttccttttccaatcaTACCTTATTTGTCTATTAACCTAATGCCACTTTCCCCAAGTCTTAATACTGCTTGTAGGCATGTCATATGCTGCAGCCTACTTATAATCACCATCTGTCTGTCACCTAAAACTCTGATTCTTTGAAGATTATGATGTTCCAAGATGTGGAGATATGCAGCACTACCATGATGACATTTGTATGAAAAACATAGGTTTTTTGCACTAGGAGGCAATTTAGGATTACTAAGCACTTCCCAGTTTCCTACATGCAATCCAACCAGCTCTTTAGGCTGTATTTTTGTCTTATAGGTGCAACTTTACAAACTTGAGGGACTGATCTTTCAACTGAATATCATAGTCTAGACACATAggcatttttcatccttttggtTTTTCTTGGATGGCCAAACTCATTTTGAGGAACCATGTATCTCAATGAGAAGAGACTCAATGAGAACTTTAATGTTCTCAAGTTTGACAACATTTCATACAATGTCATTCACCAACATTGACAGCATCACCATGGAAAGCAAATTCTTTCATTTGGACCCTATATACAGGATGTTTTCCATGATAGTGGTGAACACTTTTGtttaatatacataatataatatagccttattttttctcattatattttGATAATCAGAGTGTCAGTAAAAAGAATTTGTTGGAGACAAAATAGCATTTTGTCTATTGAGTCAAATGTAACTTTTTATaatcaagaagcaataaaaataGTAGCACTTTGCACTCTCTGTAATATTAGGTTAACCTTATGATTATGTAGAAAATCCATTTATGTATGTTATGCACACAAATTATGTATACTTTGTCTTTTCCATCCATTCTTACTGACTTCTTAAATGCCATTTATCATACTCCCATATTTTCATCAAGGTTACCTTCAAAATACATGAAGATAAATTTCACaaagttttttttacaaatgagaaaagtaaGCACATAGATCAGTTGTAACTGAGGTCTTTTCTATCACACTTTTAGATAGTAACATCattcttgtttccatttttgGTAGATATATACTTAAGACTTTTTTGTATATGGGCCAACACCACAAATTTTGCCTCAGTCTATATGAAATGGAGTGAGCATATGAAATGGAAAGAGCAGCAGCCATTGTTCTGTGTATGCTGTAGTTAGAAAAATAGAGCGATCACCCTGTGGGACATGTCCCACCCCAAGGACAAAGGGCAAAAAATACCATGTTGCCACATTTCATCCTACCCTAACTGAGAAAGCTGCTTTAGACCCTCCTATATAACTAATTCTTAATGAGAACTATATGCCAAGGTCAGTTCTTCATGCTTTGTTTTGAAGAAGTCAAATTACTGGGAGTTAGAAGTAGATGAATAAccctaataggaaaaaaaaagatggttgtTTTTGGGGAAGGAGATAAAAGGATAAAGACACCACCCATCACCATTACCAAAAAATTCTTTCAAAACACCATGCAGAACTAAAAGATGCCTAAAATACTCATGCAATCCAACTTTTTCATATCTTAGGAAAGATAATCAAAGCACCAAAAAGAATAGTGACTTGACTAAGATCACAGAAGAaggttcatttgatttttaatcatATTAAGGAAATGTCAAATAATACCCAAATAGGAAATACTTATAGACTgctagagctaaaaggaaccttgTTCCATGCCCTCTCAtcttacaaaaaaaggaaaccaaagctAAGAGCAAAAACTAGAACCTAGGTCCATTACTTCTAATTTATCTTGTAGCCAAGTTGCTAAAATTTGTCCTCTATCCACCTTGGCTCTACCAATAAGGGGATCCATCTCCCCCCCAGCTTTCTTTTTGTATGTTCAATGCTCTTTAAAATTTCTCATCCTGGGACCCTTATGACCATATCCTCACTCCCTGATTTGTTTTAGTGTCTTTACCTCCCCCAAAAAAATTCCTGTAAAATTATCTCACAGTGTTTTCAAGATTATATAGGGACCAACATGGATTTCTTCTGTGATTACTTGCTTGATATGGTCTAGTCACTTATCCTCACTTCTTCATTGTTATCTCCATTGCATCATATATTTCATATACTATGAAACTGGGGTGTCAGAGTAAAGGTGTGTTGATTCTATGCTCCTCGGTGGATAAAATAATGGAGTtatgtatatagaaatgttgatgaatCTGTTCCATTTTCTAATTATCTTCTTGACAGCTACATCTCTGGATGTTCTGGAGATTGATGGAACTCAACCTAGCTTTTCTGTTCCAGTTGCTATGACCAAAGAATTCACCTGTTAAGAAACCTACATGGTAATGAGTCCCACTATATAGTTAGCTAGGCTGGTCCTCTGACACACTAGTATTCCAGAATGATAGAATTGTCCAGAGTTTATGCCAGCAGAGTAGTACATTCTCCCATCCCAAAATATCTCCCCTACAAATGCCTGAAATTGTGCCCTGAGTGCTCCATCCTTCCATGATCTTTGAGTCCTCTTAAAAGAAAAGCATCCAGGGAAGAGGAGCCCAGTTAAGTCCCTAGTAACATAGTGTAAATTAATGGGTTCAATACATTTTCTTGACTGCAAAGGGAAATTgagtaaaaggagggaaaggaaaaaaaattgagtaaaaggaggttcaaaaatgCAGACTGCCTCCTACAGTATATTTTGCCTATGGGCTCTATATGCAAATCCAATGGGAAGTTCCTATGAATTCTGCTGGAAATGGAAAATCCTTTTCTAGAGTTGATTCCCTGCACAAAGAGAGGTCTGAGGGTTTAGCCTTGAGGGACATTGGTCCAGGGGTATGATGAGGTATGGAGATTCAGTTTGAGGGCTAACTGGCTTCAAGACAATATTGTATAGGCATGGGGAAAGGAGAATAGAgaattctagcctcaggcactaAGAAACCTCTTTTCATCTCAGTGGCAGAGGAGGGCTTTgacttttgcattttaaaagcttattttcctttagcttttaaagtccaATGACTTCTGAACAATTCAggtacaaaaataagaaaaaattgaaattgcTTTGAAAGCATAAAAGGTAAGGGGTGAAACTTTTTTTTGGCCTATGAGTGTCTTGAaagtctaaagaaaaaaaataatccctaGAGATAGAACAAAGataggaaaaactccaatccaaAGGACACTTTTCTGGaaaccagaaaagaaagaaaaggtgctTGGTACCTGGGAACATGGTTAGTAAAGAATTGGGAAAGAAGTATCTTTGTTGTGGCCAAATGCCTCTCCCTTTCCCAGTACTGTGAGACTTTATCTCCTAGGAGCAAGTGGGCATGTTTTACCTCCATCTTATGAACTGAATCCTTGTTCTCTCCTCAAGGACGTCTTGGTTCTGGTTTGCTGCCAAGCTGGATTTTGAAATATGTTTCACCTAGGAAACCCAGATGAGAATCTACCTGATTAATTCTCAGGGCATGGAACAAAGACAAGTCA from Monodelphis domestica isolate mMonDom1 chromosome 4, mMonDom1.pri, whole genome shotgun sequence includes these protein-coding regions:
- the SPATA19 gene encoding spermatogenesis-associated protein 19, mitochondrial isoform X1, with protein sequence MIISTWIVYIITRQKMGFCFPPKTSSDIEVVETEAVSVVQHWLKKTEEEASQGIKQKMSNCPSTHGHQVHVTRNVVKHISKSSLAANQNQDVLEERTRIQFIRWSHTRIFQVPSDVRDEAMRERIEQVRRSVSQVMVESSPSVQAVFSDC